One part of the Lachnospiraceae bacterium JLR.KK002 genome encodes these proteins:
- a CDS encoding Crp/Fnr family transcriptional regulator: protein MFEFKQRGEILEKFLNVLKKCPLFAGLSDDEILTSLKCIGAKVRKNAKNQYILQAGDCTDCISLLASGTALVIQEDLWGNRNVITNLMPGDYFAEPFAAIPDAVLSVSVVATENCEIVEINMSRLITMCSAACSHHNRLIKNLITAFAQKTLLFNEKITHMSKRKTRDKLLSYLSAEAARQGSLSFDIPFNRQQLADFLCVERAAMSVELSKLQKEGLLKTFHSHFELSPNATN from the coding sequence ATGTTTGAATTCAAACAAAGAGGTGAGATTTTGGAAAAATTTTTAAACGTATTAAAAAAATGCCCGCTGTTTGCAGGATTATCCGATGACGAGATTTTAACCTCGCTAAAGTGTATCGGAGCAAAAGTCAGAAAAAACGCCAAAAATCAATACATCCTTCAGGCAGGAGATTGTACGGACTGTATCAGCCTGCTTGCGTCTGGGACTGCTTTAGTCATTCAGGAAGATTTATGGGGAAACCGGAACGTTATAACAAATCTTATGCCGGGCGACTACTTTGCCGAACCCTTTGCCGCCATTCCTGATGCAGTTCTCAGCGTCAGTGTTGTTGCGACAGAAAATTGTGAAATTGTGGAAATAAATATGAGCCGCCTGATTACCATGTGTTCCGCTGCCTGCAGCCATCATAACCGCCTGATTAAAAACCTGATTACAGCTTTTGCCCAAAAGACACTGTTGTTTAACGAGAAGATAACGCACATGAGCAAGCGAAAAACACGTGATAAGCTGCTTTCCTATTTATCTGCTGAAGCAGCCAGACAAGGATCACTTTCTTTTGACATTCCCTTTAACCGCCAGCAGCTTGCCGACTTCCTCTGTGTAGAACGTGCAGCAATGTCTGTAGAATTATCAAAGCTGCAAAAAGAAGGGCTTCTGAAAACCTTTCATTCTCATTTTGAATTAAGTCCAAATGCCACAAATTAA
- a CDS encoding HD domain-containing protein has product MTVSEIMVKMVKYSKGNLHDINHFMKVYAYAKTIAECEKVADDEQRIIEIAAIIHDIACPLCREKYGNTNGKLQEKEGAVLAEEFLKGTGLSNEMVNRIIFLVAHHHTFQEVDGIDYQILLEADYLVNADESGYQEANIRNVIDCVFKTSSGKMLLQSVYGIAEGNR; this is encoded by the coding sequence ATGACTGTTTCAGAAATCATGGTTAAAATGGTAAAGTATTCAAAAGGAAATCTTCATGATATCAATCATTTTATGAAAGTGTATGCCTATGCAAAAACGATTGCAGAGTGTGAGAAAGTAGCGGATGATGAACAGAGAATAATAGAAATTGCGGCTATTATACATGATATTGCGTGTCCTTTGTGCCGGGAAAAATACGGAAATACAAATGGAAAACTTCAGGAAAAAGAAGGCGCTGTATTAGCTGAAGAATTCCTGAAGGGTACAGGGCTGTCGAACGAGATGGTGAACCGTATCATCTTTTTGGTCGCACATCATCATACTTTTCAGGAGGTTGACGGGATTGATTACCAGATTTTGCTGGAAGCTGATTATTTGGTTAATGCTGACGAATCCGGATATCAGGAAGCCAATATCAGAAATGTTATAGATTGTGTTTTTAAGACATCATCAGGAAAAATGCTTCTGCAATCCGTTTATGGGATTGCAGAAGGCAACCGCTGA
- a CDS encoding TIGR04076 family protein, which translates to MKKPGIQITLIDQKGTKGCHRGHKIGDSFDFDTERGKLCPMAMHVAFPYIDILRYGGEIPGQEKGTAVFACPDVDTLNVFKIERIDVLDDDSP; encoded by the coding sequence ATGAAAAAACCTGGAATCCAGATCACATTGATTGATCAAAAAGGCACGAAAGGATGTCATAGGGGTCACAAAATAGGTGATAGTTTTGATTTTGATACAGAGCGTGGAAAACTCTGTCCTATGGCTATGCATGTTGCATTTCCATATATTGATATTTTAAGATACGGCGGCGAAATACCCGGACAGGAGAAGGGGACAGCGGTTTTTGCCTGCCCTGATGTGGACACATTAAATGTCTTTAAAATAGAACGGATTGATGTTTTGGATGACGATTCGCCATAA
- a CDS encoding pyridoxamine kinase: MGKQVLLINDLAGYGKVALSVMLPLMSYMGYQIYNLPTALVSNTLDYGKFDILETTDYMKNTIKVWEELGFCFDVIATGFIVSEEQVKIIEEFCRKESMKGTLIFVDPIMGDEGTLYNGVTEQMVAHMKKLVGVADYIVPNYTEAARLTGVEYHESATISEVDEMIQRLGNMGAKSVIITSIQQDGKDVVAGFDHKTKQRFTIPFYNIPVRFPGTGDIFSSVLLGKLMEGNSLYDSTKKAMDTVSSLIENNRNNTDIYKGIPIEKELEVLKI, encoded by the coding sequence ATGGGCAAGCAAGTATTGTTGATAAATGATCTGGCAGGATATGGAAAGGTGGCATTATCGGTCATGCTTCCATTGATGTCATATATGGGGTACCAAATATATAATCTTCCCACTGCGTTAGTATCAAATACGTTGGATTATGGCAAATTCGATATTCTTGAAACAACAGATTATATGAAGAACACTATTAAAGTATGGGAGGAATTGGGATTCTGCTTTGATGTGATAGCGACAGGCTTTATTGTTTCAGAGGAGCAGGTAAAAATCATAGAAGAATTTTGTCGAAAGGAAAGCATGAAAGGAACCCTGATATTTGTTGATCCAATTATGGGAGATGAAGGAACCCTGTACAATGGAGTTACAGAGCAAATGGTTGCACATATGAAGAAACTGGTAGGAGTAGCCGATTATATTGTACCAAATTATACTGAAGCGGCCAGACTTACAGGAGTGGAGTATCATGAATCTGCAACAATCTCGGAGGTAGATGAAATGATTCAAAGGCTTGGTAATATGGGCGCAAAATCGGTAATCATCACAAGCATTCAGCAGGATGGCAAAGATGTGGTTGCAGGCTTCGATCATAAAACGAAACAAAGATTTACAATTCCTTTTTATAACATTCCGGTCAGGTTTCCGGGTACGGGCGATATTTTTTCTTCCGTTTTATTGGGAAAACTGATGGAGGGAAACAGCCTGTATGACAGTACAAAAAAAGCCATGGACACTGTGAGCAGCCTGATTGAAAACAATAGAAACAATACAGATATATATAAGGGAATACCGATTGAGAAGGAGTTGGAGGTGCTTAAAATATGA
- a CDS encoding helix-turn-helix transcriptional regulator gives MKTQLSIQERLKDLRVEKGMTLEQLSQQTKIPASTLGSYESDDYKEIPHRNIIELAKFYEVSTDYLLGMTENRQLDNIALSNLHLSDAALTLLKDRKINTLLLSELITHEQFRKLMLDLEIYVDGLADMQIKSLNFVVDTSRKALMKRHNPDEYNLQLNTLKAQHLELNEYFSHVIDDDMHAIIKDIRNAHKGDIDSAPPKTITEHWEEILEKAENFAGTSKQKLAYIFTQFLKIKPTEKNIDDMADMLGQSEILEPDAKKRRNSTKRKQSKD, from the coding sequence ATGAAAACGCAATTAAGCATACAGGAACGCCTGAAAGACCTGCGTGTAGAAAAGGGAATGACTTTAGAACAACTGTCACAGCAGACAAAAATTCCTGCTTCCACGCTTGGCTCTTATGAATCTGATGATTATAAAGAAATACCCCATAGGAACATCATCGAATTAGCAAAATTCTATGAAGTATCAACGGATTATCTGCTTGGTATGACTGAAAACAGACAGCTTGACAACATTGCCCTGTCCAATCTGCACCTGAGTGACGCTGCCCTGACACTTCTCAAAGACCGCAAAATCAACACACTGCTCCTGTCAGAGCTTATCACTCATGAACAGTTCCGAAAACTCATGCTTGACTTGGAGATATATGTTGACGGTCTTGCTGATATGCAGATCAAATCACTTAATTTTGTGGTGGACACAAGCAGAAAGGCACTGATGAAGCGGCACAATCCTGATGAATACAACCTGCAATTAAACACGCTGAAAGCACAGCACCTTGAACTGAATGAATACTTTTCCCATGTGATTGATGACGATATGCACGCCATTATCAAAGACATCAGGAATGCCCATAAAGGCGATATTGATTCTGCCCCTCCTAAGACCATAACCGAACATTGGGAAGAAATTCTTGAAAAAGCTGAAAACTTTGCAGGCACTTCCAAACAGAAACTTGCTTACATATTCACCCAATTTCTAAAGATTAAACCAACCGAAAAGAATATTGATGATATGGCAGATATGCTTGGACAGTCTGAAATCTTAGAACCTGATGCAAAAAAACGCCGGAACAGTACGAAAAGGAAACAGTCTAAGGACTAA
- a CDS encoding IS3 family transposase, whose protein sequence is MSTNLDKITNKDRPWKYQALADAMMEILEEDDCNDTYGRIRMYQALMLKQPENVDIPSERTVYRVMEDIGISHHPRRKPNGITKADREARKSEDLLKRDFKSEEPLSKCVTDITEIKASDGKLYVSAVFDCFDSSVVGLAMDTNMKAPLCVRTLKNAAEAYPGIRGAIIHSDRGSQYTSRLYRDAINQYGIRQSMNSAGGRCHDNARCESMWARMKSELLYDRYDTEKMSTDELKTLIWRYFISYWNNRRICSANGGLPPIIKRQRYYDSLEEAA, encoded by the coding sequence GTGTCAACTAATCTTGACAAAATCACAAATAAAGACCGCCCATGGAAGTACCAGGCTCTGGCAGACGCCATGATGGAGATCCTTGAGGAAGACGATTGTAATGACACCTACGGCCGGATCCGCATGTATCAGGCATTAATGTTAAAACAGCCTGAAAATGTGGATATTCCCAGCGAACGTACTGTTTACCGTGTCATGGAGGATATTGGAATCAGCCATCATCCCAGGCGTAAACCAAACGGAATCACGAAAGCAGACCGGGAAGCCCGGAAATCAGAAGATCTGTTAAAACGTGATTTCAAGTCAGAGGAACCGCTGTCCAAGTGCGTAACAGACATAACAGAGATCAAAGCCAGCGATGGAAAGCTGTATGTTTCCGCTGTTTTCGACTGCTTCGATTCCAGCGTGGTTGGCCTGGCAATGGATACAAACATGAAAGCTCCGTTATGTGTGCGGACATTGAAAAACGCGGCGGAAGCGTATCCAGGCATCCGCGGAGCAATTATCCACAGTGACAGGGGAAGCCAGTACACCAGCCGGCTTTATCGGGACGCAATCAATCAATATGGCATCCGACAAAGCATGAACAGCGCGGGTGGAAGATGCCATGATAATGCCCGCTGTGAAAGCATGTGGGCCAGAATGAAATCAGAACTGTTATATGACCGCTATGATACTGAGAAGATGAGCACAGATGAACTGAAAACCCTGATCTGGAGATATTTCATCAGCTATTGGAATAACCGGAGGATCTGTTCTGCTAATGGAGGGCTTCCTCCCATCATCAAACGACAGCGATACTATGATTCTCTGGAAGAAGCAGCATAG
- a CDS encoding IS3 family transposase, producing the protein MKFIALKTKDGKLKGDIFFYCRTLHVSRQGFYQYLANKDRPWKYQPLADAMMEILEEDDCNDTYGRIRMYQALMLKQPENVDIPSERTVYRVMEDIGISHHPRRKPNGITKADRQARKSEDLLKRDFKSEKPLVKCVTDITEIKASDGKLYVSAVFDCFDSSVVGLAMDTNMKAPLCARTLENAAKTYPDIHGAIIHSDRGSQYTSQLYRDVIRKYGIRQSMNSAGGRCHDNARCESMWARMKSELLYDRYDTEKMSTDELKTLIWRYFISYWNNRRICSSNGGLPPMIKRQRYYDSLKEAA; encoded by the coding sequence ATGAAGTTCATTGCTCTTAAAACCAAAGACGGCAAATTAAAAGGGGATATCTTCTTTTACTGTAGAACCCTTCATGTCAGCAGGCAGGGATTCTACCAGTACCTTGCAAATAAAGACCGCCCATGGAAGTATCAGCCCCTGGCAGACGCCATGATGGAAATCCTTGAGGAAGATGATTGTAATGACACCTACGGCCGGATCCGTATGTATCAGGCATTAATGTTAAAACAGCCTGAAAATGTGGATATTCCCAGCGAACGTACTGTTTACCGTGTCATGGAGGATATCGGCATCAGCCACCATCCCAGGCGCAAACCAAACGGAATCACGAAAGCGGATCGGCAAGCCCGGAAATCAGAAGATCTGTTAAAACGTGATTTTAAGTCAGAGAAGCCGCTGGTCAAGTGTGTAACAGACATAACAGAGATCAAAGCCAGCGATGGAAAGCTGTATGTTTCGGCTGTTTTTGACTGCTTCGATTCCAGCGTGGTTGGACTGGCGATGGATACTAATATGAAAGCTCCATTATGTGCGCGGACACTGGAAAACGCGGCGAAGACATATCCGGACATCCATGGGGCAATTATCCACAGTGACAGGGGAAGCCAGTACACGAGCCAGCTTTACCGGGATGTAATCCGGAAGTATGGCATACGGCAGAGCATGAACAGTGCAGGCGGCAGATGCCATGATAACGCCCGCTGCGAGAGCATGTGGGCCAGAATGAAATCTGAACTACTCTATGACCGTTACGATACAGAGAAGATGAGCACGGATGAACTGAAAACCCTGATCTGGAGATATTTCATCAGCTATTGGAATAACCGGAGGATCTGTTCCTCTAATGGAGGCCTTCCTCCCATGATAAAACGGCAGCGATACTATGATTCCCTGAAAGAAGCAGCATAG
- a CDS encoding transposase, translating to MAENRQYDHEYKVQAVKLAKEIGQAKAAKELGVPKNTMYGWVRANRPGSLDLGAGSQTPQSAMTLNQELLQLRQLVKEQEKEIRRLKKENDFLEEASAFFAASRLRSAKTKE from the coding sequence ATGGCAGAAAACAGGCAATACGACCATGAATACAAAGTACAGGCAGTGAAACTGGCAAAGGAAATCGGACAAGCAAAGGCCGCTAAAGAACTGGGGGTTCCAAAGAATACCATGTATGGCTGGGTACGGGCCAACCGCCCTGGCAGCCTCGACCTTGGGGCAGGTTCACAAACTCCGCAAAGCGCCATGACCCTTAACCAGGAACTTCTTCAGCTCCGCCAGCTGGTTAAGGAACAGGAAAAAGAAATCCGCCGTTTGAAGAAGGAAAATGACTTTCTGGAGGAAGCCAGCGCTTTTTTCGCCGCGAGCCGTCTGAGGTCAGCAAAAACGAAAGAATGA
- a CDS encoding transposase: MESADSIRFLYRHFLSKLTDKSLNAFYYACSYAKVDYSRFMNATASMALKLIPKSLETQPVFLCMDDTIVPKYGKKFEDVSKLFDHSAHNGSGYLNGHCFVSVMLCVPMWDKGKIVYQAFPLSYRMWQKEESKLKLAASMVRQAMPELQEKANVIILCDSWYTKGDLVSVVDEYPNLGLIGNARYDSVLYDLAPQPTGKRGRPAKHGKRLSAEKDFTLSDEKIGGYYIGMRRVLTNIFGTREVFAYVTATEKEGGSRRLFFSTVFPTQLQIFCAWQEKTPLNQTGSAWMDYIPLFLYSFRWKIEVSYYEQKTFWSLCSYMVRSRKGIEMLVNLINIAYCAMKLLPYQDEAFSKYRRESAQDFRFVLSERIRQEVFFATFVKKSESIIKSSALMRALKYLVQQKERYL; encoded by the coding sequence CTGGAGTCAGCGGATTCCATCCGTTTCCTTTACAGACATTTCCTGTCAAAGCTAACAGATAAATCCCTGAATGCCTTTTACTATGCCTGCTCCTATGCCAAAGTGGATTATTCCAGGTTTATGAATGCAACAGCATCTATGGCATTGAAACTAATCCCGAAATCCTTAGAGACGCAGCCCGTTTTTTTATGCATGGATGATACCATTGTTCCCAAATATGGAAAGAAATTTGAGGATGTCTCAAAACTCTTTGACCATTCCGCGCACAACGGCAGCGGCTACCTGAATGGGCACTGCTTTGTAAGTGTCATGCTCTGTGTGCCAATGTGGGATAAAGGCAAGATTGTTTACCAGGCGTTTCCGCTTTCCTACCGTATGTGGCAGAAAGAAGAGTCAAAATTAAAGCTGGCTGCTTCCATGGTACGCCAGGCCATGCCTGAATTACAGGAAAAGGCGAATGTCATTATCCTATGCGACAGCTGGTATACAAAAGGGGATCTGGTTTCTGTCGTGGATGAATACCCAAACCTTGGCCTAATCGGAAATGCAAGGTATGACTCTGTCCTTTATGACCTTGCCCCGCAGCCGACCGGAAAAAGGGGCAGGCCTGCAAAACATGGGAAACGTCTTTCGGCGGAAAAAGATTTTACACTTTCGGATGAAAAAATAGGCGGTTATTATATTGGGATGCGCCGTGTCCTTACAAATATTTTCGGCACAAGGGAAGTTTTTGCCTATGTGACAGCCACAGAGAAGGAAGGCGGTTCCAGGCGCCTGTTCTTCAGTACGGTTTTCCCCACACAGCTGCAGATTTTTTGTGCATGGCAGGAAAAGACCCCCCTGAACCAGACGGGGAGTGCATGGATGGATTACATCCCCTTGTTCCTGTACTCATTCAGATGGAAGATAGAAGTCAGCTATTACGAACAGAAAACCTTCTGGTCACTATGCAGCTATATGGTGCGCAGCCGGAAAGGGATTGAAATGCTGGTTAATCTGATCAACATAGCTTATTGTGCGATGAAACTGCTGCCATATCAGGATGAAGCATTTTCAAAGTACCGTAGGGAAAGCGCACAGGATTTCAGGTTTGTGCTCAGCGAGCGGATCAGGCAGGAGGTATTTTTTGCCACTTTCGTGAAAAAGAGCGAAAGTATAATAAAATCATCTGCCCTTATGAGAGCCTTAAAATACCTTGTTCAGCAAAAGGAGCGCTATTTATAA
- a CDS encoding transposase: protein MESAGSIRSLYRHFLSGITEKSLNAFYYACSYAKADFSRFMNVTAGMALKLIPEKLSSQPVFLCIDDTMIAKFGKKFEDASKLFDHAAHNGSNYLNGHCFVSVMLCVPVWNKDRIHYLCVPLGYRMWQKKESKLELAASMVRHVMPVLRTKKNVVLLCDSWYVKKSLVSIVDEYENLDLIGNARLDSVIYDLPPQRTGKRGRPATHGDRLSIQDDFTLSDEKIGGYYMAVRRVLTNIFGKRTVLAYVTSADKENGGRRLYFSTVFPEQLQIFCAWQEKSPLNQTGSSRMQFIPLMLYAFRWNIEVSYYEQKTFWSLCSYMVRSRKGIEMLVNLINIAYCAMKLLPYQDKTFSKYQTESVQEFRFVLSEQIRQQVFYSIFVKKAETHIKSKAIIKVLKQLIQHQGYYL from the coding sequence ATGGAGTCAGCAGGTTCCATCCGTTCGCTGTACAGACATTTTTTATCAGGGATTACAGAAAAATCCCTGAATGCATTTTACTATGCATGTTCTTATGCAAAAGCTGATTTTTCCAGATTTATGAATGTCACTGCTGGTATGGCTTTAAAGCTCATACCGGAAAAATTGTCCTCTCAGCCTGTCTTCCTGTGTATTGATGATACAATGATTGCAAAATTCGGCAAAAAATTTGAGGATGCTTCAAAGCTTTTTGACCATGCTGCGCATAATGGCTCTAATTACCTGAATGGACACTGTTTTGTGAGCGTAATGCTCTGTGTCCCTGTATGGAATAAGGACAGGATTCACTATCTGTGCGTACCGCTCGGATATCGCATGTGGCAGAAAAAGGAATCCAAACTGGAACTGGCTGCATCTATGGTGCGGCATGTAATGCCTGTCTTGCGTACAAAGAAAAACGTCGTCCTCCTTTGTGACAGCTGGTATGTAAAAAAGAGCCTTGTTTCTATCGTGGACGAATATGAAAACCTTGACCTTATAGGAAATGCAAGGCTTGATTCCGTCATTTATGATTTGCCGCCACAGCGGACGGGAAAAAGAGGACGTCCTGCAACGCATGGCGACAGGCTCTCCATCCAGGATGATTTTACTCTGTCTGATGAAAAAATTGGAGGCTATTACATGGCTGTGCGCCGTGTCCTTACAAACATTTTTGGCAAAAGGACAGTCTTGGCATATGTTACATCAGCGGACAAGGAAAATGGTGGCAGGCGTTTATATTTCAGCACAGTTTTTCCAGAACAGCTGCAAATATTCTGTGCCTGGCAGGAAAAATCCCCACTGAATCAGACAGGAAGCAGCCGTATGCAGTTTATACCTCTGATGCTTTATGCTTTTCGGTGGAACATCGAAGTTAGTTATTACGAACAGAAAACCTTCTGGTCATTATGCAGCTACATGGTGCGGAGCCGCAAAGGAATAGAAATGCTTGTCAATCTAATCAACATAGCGTATTGTGCAATGAAACTTTTGCCGTATCAGGACAAGACGTTTTCCAAATACCAGACAGAAAGCGTCCAGGAATTTCGTTTCGTACTGAGCGAACAAATTCGCCAGCAGGTATTTTATTCCATTTTCGTGAAAAAAGCCGAAACACACATAAAATCAAAAGCTATCATTAAGGTTTTAAAACAACTGATTCAGCATCAGGGATATTATTTATAA
- a CDS encoding helix-turn-helix transcriptional regulator — MNQEKIGKFLKELRKQKGLTQEQIAEKFNVSNRTISRWENGNNMPDLDILIEISDYYEVDLREILNGERKSENMDKEMKETVLRAVDYTNAEAERYNKRVRICNGIAMLLVLAYTIIKGTSLYDNPTVMAGLDIVQGFAVGMLLVGLLYSSRYGARIRAFKKRLMKRQE, encoded by the coding sequence ATGAACCAAGAAAAAATCGGAAAATTCTTAAAAGAACTCCGTAAGCAAAAAGGACTTACCCAAGAACAGATTGCAGAAAAATTTAATGTATCAAACAGAACAATATCCCGTTGGGAGAATGGCAACAATATGCCGGACTTAGATATTTTGATTGAAATATCAGATTATTATGAAGTTGACTTACGGGAAATTCTAAACGGAGAAAGGAAAAGCGAGAATATGGATAAAGAAATGAAAGAAACTGTATTGCGGGCAGTGGATTATACAAACGCAGAAGCGGAACGCTACAATAAGCGTGTACGGATATGCAATGGGATAGCAATGCTTTTAGTATTAGCCTACACTATCATTAAAGGAACAAGTCTTTATGATAATCCGACAGTTATGGCTGGACTGGATATTGTACAGGGATTTGCAGTCGGAATGCTTTTGGTGGGTTTGCTATATTCAAGCCGCTATGGTGCGAGGATTAGAGCATTCAAAAAACGACTGATGAAAAGGCAAGAATAA
- a CDS encoding helix-turn-helix domain-containing protein, translating into MRNPKLVPYETIVRATSGEPEAIDEVLRHYGKRIRLVSLENGQVNKDTEDNIKQRLVAALFKFRFDEREV; encoded by the coding sequence ATGAGGAATCCTAAACTTGTGCCGTATGAAACTATTGTCAGAGCAACCAGCGGAGAGCCGGAAGCCATTGACGAGGTTTTACGGCATTATGGCAAAAGAATCCGGCTTGTTTCCCTTGAAAACGGACAGGTCAACAAGGACACCGAGGACAACATAAAACAGCGTCTTGTCGCTGCCCTGTTCAAATTCCGTTTTGATGAACGGGAAGTATAA
- a CDS encoding sigma-70 family RNA polymerase sigma factor produces the protein MACTEAYKEHIEYTFNAFCRVVIHYAAINAWRDRDKRRQREISFEYLTEEKFYPFSTTDKYFIDPCKQYPVTICGQRVILTSGELAEALSSLPEKKREIIYLYFFGRYTQQEIGELYGRCRSTAWHHIHSALQMLHEEMEVLFHEES, from the coding sequence ATGGCTTGCACAGAAGCATACAAGGAGCATATCGAATACACATTTAATGCCTTTTGCAGAGTAGTCATACACTATGCAGCTATCAACGCATGGCGTGACAGGGATAAGCGGCGGCAAAGGGAAATATCCTTTGAATACCTCACCGAAGAAAAGTTTTACCCATTCAGTACAACAGATAAATATTTTATAGACCCTTGTAAGCAATACCCTGTTACGATATGCGGTCAGAGGGTTATCCTTACGAGCGGGGAGCTTGCCGAAGCCCTGTCCTCTCTGCCGGAGAAAAAGAGGGAAATCATCTACCTTTACTTTTTTGGACGTTACACACAGCAGGAAATCGGAGAACTATACGGACGCTGCCGGAGTACGGCGTGGCATCACATACACAGTGCTTTGCAAATGCTGCATGAAGAAATGGAGGTGCTTTTCCATGAGGAATCCTAA
- a CDS encoding serine hydrolase domain-containing protein translates to MNRKIRQIICVILSLICVVSIWYKPVLANEKSSNYSDIDSRLKKEIKELHIPGMAIAIVNYKEVLFSKTYGNCDNLDTPFIIGSLSKSFTALAVMQLVEEEKVDLDTKISDYIDTSAYFINASDGDRITIRQLLNQTSGLGTYQRFGNAKITESYGQHQYANINYGLLGEIIEAVSAISYSEYMDKNIFSPLSMSHTAATLIQSKENGLITGYRNYFGLPIAGEPDYPDKYSWSTVPAGYLSSSVSDMAKYLQMYLNGGMGIVSQNSLNAMLYDNVYVDGDSPYYYGMGWTLTEEYTEPVLGHSGLVENYMSNMFLLPESGLGIIFLINMNDYLVTNQLADIISKNVIFALLGREQYDISGSPYIVRHLLLNGAYLALVAVAVYPIATIRKWKKKKQTTRLILFDITRHGILPLLLLCLPYMVGIPLWVVWYFVKDLFLVLLVNSSLLLVMGLYKILFAVFKT, encoded by the coding sequence ATGAATCGAAAAATCAGACAGATTATTTGTGTAATACTGTCACTAATTTGTGTTGTTTCTATATGGTATAAGCCTGTTTTGGCAAATGAAAAAAGTAGCAATTATAGCGATATTGACAGCCGGTTAAAAAAAGAAATAAAAGAATTGCATATTCCCGGAATGGCGATAGCCATTGTAAACTATAAAGAGGTACTGTTTTCTAAAACTTATGGAAATTGCGATAATTTAGATACGCCTTTTATTATAGGTTCCTTGAGCAAATCATTTACAGCATTAGCTGTTATGCAGCTTGTGGAAGAAGAAAAAGTAGATTTAGACACAAAAATATCTGATTATATTGATACCTCTGCCTATTTTATAAATGCGTCCGACGGAGATAGAATTACTATAAGACAGCTTTTGAATCAGACAAGCGGTTTAGGTACATATCAGCGTTTTGGAAATGCAAAAATAACAGAAAGTTACGGACAACATCAATATGCAAATATCAATTATGGATTGTTAGGAGAAATTATAGAAGCAGTCAGCGCAATTAGCTATTCAGAGTATATGGATAAAAACATTTTCTCTCCACTAAGTATGAGCCATACGGCAGCAACACTTATACAAAGCAAAGAAAACGGATTGATAACAGGGTATCGAAATTATTTTGGACTTCCGATTGCGGGAGAACCGGACTATCCCGATAAATATTCATGGTCTACCGTTCCGGCAGGTTATTTAAGTTCCAGTGTATCAGATATGGCAAAATATCTGCAAATGTATCTAAATGGCGGAATGGGAATCGTCAGTCAAAACAGTTTAAATGCTATGCTTTATGACAATGTATATGTAGATGGTGACAGCCCCTATTATTATGGAATGGGGTGGACTTTGACGGAGGAATATACAGAGCCTGTATTGGGGCATTCCGGACTGGTTGAGAATTATATGTCAAATATGTTTCTATTGCCGGAAAGCGGATTAGGAATCATTTTCCTCATCAATATGAACGATTATCTTGTCACGAACCAACTGGCGGATATTATAAGCAAAAATGTGATATTTGCTCTTTTGGGCAGAGAACAATATGATATATCTGGCAGCCCGTATATTGTAAGACACCTATTGCTGAATGGGGCATATTTAGCGTTGGTTGCAGTGGCGGTATATCCAATAGCAACAATAAGAAAATGGAAAAAAAAGAAACAAACAACGAGACTGATACTCTTTGACATTACAAGGCATGGCATATTGCCACTACTGTTACTCTGTTTGCCCTATATGGTAGGGATTCCATTATGGGTAGTATGGTATTTTGTAAAAGACTTGTTCCTTGTTTTGTTGGTAAATTCAAGTCTGCTTTTGGTTATGGGATTATACAAAATATTATTTGCGGTATTTAAGACATAA